The DNA window GCTGGAGAAGGAGGCGCGCCCGGGCGCCGGCACGACCTCGCGCAACAGCGAGGTGGGGCACGGCGGCATGTACTACCCGACGGGCTCGCTGAAGGCCCGCTGCTGCGTGCGCGGGCGGCGGCTGCTGCGCGAGTTCTGCCTCGGGGCGGGCGTCGGCTGGCGCGACGCCGGCAAGCTGATCGTGGCTTGCGATGAGAGCGAGGTGCCCGGCCTGGAGCGGCTGCACGCCCTGGGCGCCGCCAACGGCGTCGAGGACCTCGCCCTGATCGGCAGCGACGAGGTGAGCCGGCTCGAACCGCAGATCGCGGCCGTGGCGGCCCTGCACTCGCCGCGCACCGGGATCCTGGACGCCGAGGGCGCGGCCCGGGCCTTGGCGGCGCGCGCCGCCGCCCGCGGCGCCGAGGTGATGACCGGCGCCGAGGTCTCGGGCCTGGCGCGGCGCGGCGGCGTCTGGGAGGTCGCGGTCCGGCGCGGCGCCGAGACCTGGACCCACGCGAGCCGCCAGGTCGTCAACTGCGCAGGCCTCCACGCCGACGACGTCGCGGCCATGGCCGGGGTGGACGTCGACGGCCTCGGCCTGCGACAGCGCTGGGTCAAGGGCAACTACTTCGCGGTGGACCCCCGGCACTCCGGCCGCGTGTCGCGCCTGGTCTACCCGGTGCCGCCGCGCGACCGCGACACCCTGGGCGTGCACGTCTGCCTGGACCTGGCCGGCCAGCTGCGCCTGGGCCCCGAC is part of the bacterium genome and encodes:
- a CDS encoding NAD(P)/FAD-dependent oxidoreductase, with product MIAVDVTVVGGGIVGCAVADAAARPGRSLVLLEKEARPGAGTTSRNSEVGHGGMYYPTGSLKARCCVRGRRLLREFCLGAGVGWRDAGKLIVACDESEVPGLERLHALGAANGVEDLALIGSDEVSRLEPQIAAVAALHSPRTGILDAEGAARALAARAAARGAEVMTGAEVSGLARRGGVWEVAVRRGAETWTHASRQVVNCAGLHADDVAAMAGVDVDGLGLRQRWVKGNYFAVDPRHSGRVSRLVYPVPPRDRDTLGVHVCLDLAGQLRLGPDFEAVPRREDYGVDPARAGAFFAGAARFLPWLAPQDLQPALSGLRPKLDTDAPFADFQVRRETGDLEGLIDLIGIDSPGLTSAPALAEIVAALLDDREPWIAP